The Entelurus aequoreus isolate RoL-2023_Sb linkage group LG04, RoL_Eaeq_v1.1, whole genome shotgun sequence nucleotide sequence tatatatatatatatatatatatatatatatatatatatatatatatatatatatatatatatatatatatatatatatatatatatatatatatatatacatatatatacatatatatatatatatacagtatgtatatatatatatatatatacagtatgtatatatatatatatatatatatatatatatatatatatatatatatatatatatatatatatatatatatatatatatatatataattttttttgtgtgtaattggtttttaatcttcattatttacttgaagttattacagtatgtctcgatctacatttttatttcatttttttaattaaatttggcctaagggggcacatttcaatttcttacacacactcgttattacatatgttggccagaggggggagcacttcaaatttttacacacacttgttatttcatatgttgaccagagtagGAAACAACACAGTCAATTcgaaaaattcctcctttttgggaccaccctaatgttgatagatttcaccaccagggggtgcaaatgagacattctctattagatgcaatggtttttccgtattgggaccatgatttatgtcatcacttgttcacacctcctcatatggacggtacttttccttgttgatgtctcaagaagggcaaaatacaagaagacacacacgcacacacacacacacacgcacacactcttgtatttgttacctttttgagacctccgaaaaatggctacctctttaggaccacccgttctagatatataaagatttgtatttacaacaataatatatatatatatatatatatatatatatatatatatatatatatatatatatatatatatatacatatatatatatatatatatatatacagtatatatatatatatatttatttataaaaaaatttttttgtgtgtaattggttttaatcttcattatttacttgaagttattacagtatgtctcgatctacatttttatttcattttttaaattaaatttggcctaagggggtgcatttcaatttcttacacacactcgttattacatatgttggccagaggggggagcacttctaatttttacacacacttgttatttcatatgttgaccagagtaggaaacgacacacagtcaatttgaaaaatccctcctttttgggaccaccctaatgttgatagatttcaccaccagggggtgcaaatgagacattctctattagatgcaatggttttccgtattgggaccacggGGGACcaattcggtcctaacttgttcaccggtcctcatatggacggtacttttccttgttgatgtctgaagGAGGGCAAAATacaagaagacacacacacacacacacatacactcttgtatttgttacctttttgagacctccgaaaaatggctacctctttaggaccaccctttctagatatataaagatttgtatttacaacaattatatatatatatatatatatatatatatatatatatatatatatatatatatatatatatatatatatatatatatatatatatatatacagtatataaaaatatatatttaatttttaatttttttatttattttgtgtgtgtaattggtttttaatcttcattatttacttgaagttattacagtatgtctcgatctacatttttatttcatttttttaattaaatttggcctaagggggcacatttcaatttcttacacacactcgttattacatatgttggccagagggggggagcacttcaaatttttacacacacttgttatttcatatgttgaccagagtagGAAACAACACAGTCAATTcgaaaaattcctcctttttgggaccaccctaatgttgatagatttcaccaccagggggtgcaaatgagacattctctattagatgcaatggtttttccgtattgggaccatgatttatgtcatcacttgttcacacctcctcatatggacggtacttttccttgttgatgtctcaagaagggcaaaatacaagaagacacacacgcacacacacacacacacgcacacactcttgtatttgttacctttttgagacctccgaaaaatggctacctctttaggaccacccgttctagatatataaagatttgtatttacaacaataatatatatatatatatatatatatatatatatatatatatatatatatatatatatatatatatatatatatatatatatatatatatatatatacatatatatatatatatatatatatacagtatatatatatatatatatttatttataaaaaaatttttttgtgtgtaattggttttaatcttcattatttacttgaagttattacagtatgtctcgatctacatttttatttcattttttaaattaaatttggcctaagggggtgcatttcaatttcttacacacactcgttattacatatgttggccagaggggggagcacttctaatttttacacacacttgttatttcatatgttgaccagagtaggaaacgacacacagtcaatttgaaaaatccctcctttttgggaccaccctaatgttgatagatttcaccaccagggggtgcaaatgagacattctctattagatgcaatggttttccgtattgggaccacggGGGACcaattcggtcctaacttgttcaccggtcctcatatggacggtacttttccttgttgatgtctgaagGAGGGCAAAATacaagaagacacacacacacacacacatacactcttgtatttgttacctttttgagacctccgaaaaatggctacctctttaggaccaccctttctagatatataaagatttgtatttacaacaattatatatatatatatatatatatatatatatatatatatatatatatatatatatatatatatatatatatatatatatatatatatacatatatatatatatatatatatatatatatatacagtatataaaaatatatatttaatttttaatttttttatttattttgtgtgtgtaattggtttttaatcttcattatttacttgaagttattacagtatgtctcgatctacatttttatttcatttttttaattaaatttggcctaagggggcacatttcaatttcttacacacaatcgttattacatatgttggccagaggggggagcacttcaaatttttacacacacttgttatttcatatgttgaccagagtagGAAACAACACAGTCAATTcgaaaaattcctcctttttgggaccaccctaatgttgatagatttcaccaccagggggtgcaaatgagacattctctattagatgcaatggtttttccgtattgggaccatgatttatgtcatcacttgttcacacctcctcatatggacgctacttttccttgttgatgtctcaagaagggcaaaatacaagaagacacacatgcacacacacacacacacacacacacacacacacacacacacacacacacacacacacacacacacacacacacacacacacacgcacacactcttgtatttgttacctttttgagacctccagaaaaatggctacctctttaggaccacccgttctagatatataaagatttgtatttacaacaataatatatatatatatatatatatatatatatatatatatgtatatatatatatatatatttatatatatatatacatatacagtacatacatatatatttatttataaaaaaaaatttttgtgtgtagttggttttaatcttcattatttacttgaagttattacagtatgtctcgatctacatttttatttcattttttaaattaaatttggcctaagggggcgcatttcaatttcttacacacactcgttattacatatgttggccagaggggggagcacttcaaatttttacacacaattatttcatatattgaccagagCAGGaaacgacacacagtcaattcgaaaaatccctcctttttgggaccaccctaatgttgatagatttcaccaccagggggtgcaaatgagacattctctattagatgcaatggttttccatattgggaccacggGGGTCcaattcggtcctaacttgttcaccggtcctcatatggacggtacttttccttgttgatgtctgaagAAGGCCAAAATacaagaagacacacacacacccacacacatacactcttgtatttgttacctttttgagaccccgaaaaatggctacctctttaggaccaccctttctagatatataaagatttgtatttacaacaataatatatatatatatatatatatatatatatatatatatatatatatatatatatatatatatatatatatatatatatatatatatatatatatatatatacagtatataaaaatatatatttaatttttaatttttttatttattttgtgtgtgtaattggtttttaatcttcattatttacttgaagttattacagtatgtctcgatctacatttttattttatttttttaattaaatttggcctaagggggcgcatttcaatttcttacacacactcgttattacatatgttggccaaagggagggagcacttcaaattttttcacacacttgttatttcatatgttgaccagagcaggaaacattaaaaacaacacacagtcaattcgaaaaattcctcctttttgggaccaccctaatgttgatagatttcaccaccagggggtgcaaatgagacattctctattagatgcaatggtttttccgtattgggaccatgatttatgtcatcacttgttcaccggtcctcatatggatgctacttttccttgttgatgtctgaagAAGGGAAAAATACAagaagacacacacgcacacactcttgtatttgttacctttttgagacctccgaaaaatgcctgcctctttaggaccaccctttctagatatataaagatttgtatttacaacaataatatatatatatttttttatttttatatttatttttttgtgtgtaattggtttttaatcttcattatttacttgaagttattacagtatgtctcgatgtacatttttattttattttctttaattcaatttggcctaagggggcgcaattcaatttcttacacacacttgttatttcatatgttgaccagaggaggagcactgtTAAaaatgacacacagtcaatttgaaaaatccctcctttttgggaccaccctaatgttgatcgatttcaacaccagggggtgcaaatgagacattattttgatcgattgattgattgattgagacttttattagtaggttgcacagtgaagtacatattcagtacaattgaccactaaaaggtaacacccgaatacatttttcaacttgtttaagtccattaacaattctctattagatgcaatggttttccgtattgggagcatgatttatgtcatcacttgttcacacctcctcatatggacgctacttttccttgttgatgtctcaagaagggtaaaaaaacaagaacacacacacacacacacacacacacacacacacacacacacacacacacacacacacacacacacacacacacacacacacacacacacacacacacacacacacacactttcttggcACGGCCAGCAGAACGGCTCCAGAGTCACAATCTAAGGTCAAAATCCCACACAgaggaaacatttatttaaagTTGGATCATGTTGATCTTCTTGTGGAGACTTCCACCTCAGCCAGTTCTTGCTCCAAGGACCCCCCGGCCGACAACTGCCCACCTTTTACCCGGGCGGGCAGAGACCGGGGAGCGGAGGGTAGACTCGCGCACCCCGCTGTAACCGGACCCCCTGGCCTCTGCAGCCCTCAGACTGCTGGGACTGCGGTTCCCACACGGGTCGGTGAGGTAATAACGCCTGGCGGTGGGCCAGATCACTCCTACTGGAGAGGACCTTTGGGAGTATTGGCGCACGATCCGGGAATAAACACAAGAGGAGCCGGATGACAGAGTTCCGCCGCATCACATCCCCGGTCCGACGCGGAGCTCGGAACATCGGAGCACGCTGTCGTTCTACGATAACCTCCCCGAGGGAGTGGTGGAGATGCAACCCAGCTTCAAGGAGCACACGTGGGCCACTAAGCTGATCCAGGAAGCAGCTGATGAAGGTCGGTTAGAGAACGGCTGCAACGACCACCAAGAGTTGGACTGCGGGTTTGTGCAAGAGGACCAGATGCTGCATTACCGACGCTCACCGGGGCCCCAAAGCCAGGTTCAGCACCGAGCGCAGACTCACTGGGCCCCTAAGGTGCCCCCTCCTCTGCCCCTCGCCGACCCTTCCGCCAGTGCACTCCGCAGCCTCCTCAGCAACCTCCAGCAGCACATCATCAAACAACAGGAAGTGTATGAAGCCCGCATAGTCAGGTAACACTCACTTTTTcttgggaatgtgtgtgtgtgtgtgtgtgtgtgtgtgtgtgtgtgtgtgtgtgtgtgtgtgttagagtagtggtccccaacctttttgtaactgcggaccggtcaacgcttgaaaatttgtcccacggataaatatatatatatatttttgtcattaaaaaatacaatcatgcgtgcttacggactgtatcccttgcagactgtattgtaagtgtatcttgtgttttttatgtggatttaaaggcctactgaaatgaattttttttttatttaaacggggatagcagatccattctatgtgtcatacttgatcatttcgcgatattgccatatttttgctgaaaggatttagtatagaacaacgacgataaagttcacaacttttggtctccgataaaaaaaaaagccttgcccctaccggaagtagcgtgacgtagtcagttgatcgcctcctcatattttcctattgttttcaatgcagctagagcgattcggaccgagaaagcgacgattaccccattaatttgagcgaggatgaaagattcgtggatgaggaacgttagagtgacggactagagtgcagtgcaagacatatcttttttcgctctgaccgtaacttaggtacaagctggctcattggattccacactctctcctttttctattgtggatcacggatttgtatttcaaaccacctgggatactatatcctcttgaaaatgagagtcgagaacgcgaaatggacattcacagtgacttttatctccacgacaatacatcgacgaaacactttagctacggagctaacgtgatagcattgagcttaactgcatatagaaacaaaataaataaatccctgactggaaggatagacagaagatcaacaatactattaaaccatggacatgtaaatacacagttaatactttccagcctggcgaaggttaacaatgctgttgctaacgacgccattgaagctaacttagctagggagctaacgtgatagcatcgggctcaaatgcagataaaaacaaaatacataaacccctgattggaaggatagacataaaatcaacaatactattaaaccatggacatgtaaatacacggttaaagctttccagcctggcgaaggttaacaatgctgttgctaacgacgccattgaagctaacttagtataacgggacctcacagagctatgataaaaacattagcgctccacctacgccagccagccctcatctgctcatcaacacccgtgctcacctgcgttccagcgatcgacggcgcgacgaaggacttcacccgatcatccgtgcggtcggcggctagcgtcggctagcgcgtctgctatccaagtaagtcaatcaatcaatcaatgtttatttatatagccctaaatcacaagtgtctcaaagggctgtcctcctggttgtgttgctacagccagccgctaatacaccgatcccacctacaactttcttctttgcagtctccattgttcattaaacaaattgcaaaagattcaccaacacagatgtccagaatactgtggaattatgagatgaaaacagagcttttttgtattgtattcaatggggtaccgatacttctgtttcactggttacgtcacgcgcatacgtcatcatccaaaggcgttttgaaccggaaatttagcgggaaatttaaaatgtcactttataagttaacccggccgtattggcatgtgttgcaatgttaagatttcatcattgatatataaactatcagactgcgtggtcgctagtagtggctttcagtaggcctttaattaaataaataaataaataaaatatttcttgtgcggcccggtaccaatcgatccacggaccggtaccaggccgcggcccggcggttggggaccactgtgttagaGGGTTTAACCCCAAGCGTCACCCTTACATCCTGTTGAGCCCCCAGCTGCTCTGCAAAGTCTGCTTATTTCCCACGTTTTGGCATCAGGAGATAAAAATACTCCTCTGTACTCATTTCAATACGTtttgttttgttggttttaataAGAGAtgccgatgaatgctttaaaatgtaatatcggaaattatctgtatcgttttttaaattatcggcatcgattttatttcatttagatacacttacaattagtgcaccaacccaaaaaaaacctccctcccccatttacactcattcacacaaaaggtttgtttctttctgttattaatattctgcttcctacattatatatcaatatatatcaatacagtctgcaagggatacagtccgtaagcacacatgattgtgcgtgctgctgctccactaatagtactaacctttaacacttaattgtactcattttcattaattactagtttctatgtaactgttttaatattgttttactttctgttttattcaataaatttttatttatttatttatattattttattttattaattttttcaaaaaggaccttatcttcaccatacctggttgtccaaattaggcataataatgtgttaattccacgactgcatatatcggtatcggtttattattaaaaaatattggacaatatcggaatatcggccaaaaagccattatcggacatccctggttTTAATACGGAATAAGAGGTTCCATGTGGTGGTTCTATGGAAAAATCACCCGATACAGGGAGGGAGCGCTAAATTAAGAGGCCATGCAGCTGACCTGGTCCCAACACGCATACCTTCTCACCAATATAGATGGGGCAAGTCTGGGCAAAAGGTCAAGCGACAGCAGTGGCTAAAAGAAGAAGGAAACAATGTATCGGCATTAATTGaattaaaaactacttttaatcagATGTGTCACAGGATTAATGGAGGACAAAAGTTGACTGGGTAAATATGGAATGACCCGACTTGGAGGATGTTTATTCCATTGCTTAAGTTTACAGAACCCCCCCCAGCAAATAACAGACATACggagcagtatagctcggttggtagagcggccgtgccagcaacttgagggttccaggttcgattcctcgctttcgccatcctagtcactgcctttgtgtccttgggcaagacactttacccacctgctcccagtgccacccacactgctttaattgtaacttagataatggcattcactatgtaaaagcgctctgagtcactagagaaaagcgctatataaatataactcacttCACACAAAACCATTTTTATATGTcaactttctgactttaagaaacACTCAAATACATCAAGAGTATAAACTGTGGTTTTCAGTAAGGGTTTCatttgtatttttcggactataagtcgcagttttttttcgtagtttggccggggggtgcgacttatactcaggagcgacttatgtgtgaaattattaacacattagcgtaaaatatcaaatgatattattgacctcattcacgtaagagactagacgtataagatttcatgggatttagcgattaggagtgacagattgtttggtaaacgtatagcatgttctatatgttatagttatttgaatgactcttaccataatatgttacgttaacataccagttgcttatttatgcctcatataacgtacacttattcagcctgttgttcactattctttacaccaggggtcaccaacgcggtgcccgcgggcaccaggtagcccgtaaggaccagatgagtagcccgctggcctgttctaaaaatagctcaaatagcagcacttaccagtgagctgcctctattttttcaattgtatttatttactagcaagctggtctcgctttgcccgacatttttaattctaagagagacaaaactcaaatagaatttgaaaatccaagaaaatattttaaagacttggtcttcacttgtttaaataaattcattattttttttactttgcttcttataactttaagaaagacaattttagagaaaaaatacaaccttaaaaaggatttttaggatttttaaacacatatacctttttaccttttaaattccttcctcttctttcctgacaatttaaatcaatgttggagtaattttttttaaattttattgtaaagaataataataaatacattttaatttaattcttcattttagcttctgttttttcgacgaagaatatttgtgaaatatttcttcaaacttattatgattaaaattcaaaaaaaatatttcggcgaatctagaaaatctgtagaatcaaatttaaatcttatttcaaagtcttttgaattccttttaaaaaatttgttctggaaaatctagaagaaataatgatttgtctttgttagaaatatagcttggtctaatttgttatatattctaacaaagtgtaaattggattttaacttatttaaaacatgtcatcaaaattctaaaattaatcttaatcaggaaaaattactaatgatgttccataaattatttttttaattttttcaaaaagattcgaattagctagtttttctcttctttttttcagttgaattttgaattttaaagactcgaaattgaagataaactatgtttcaaaatttaattgtaattttttttcgtgttttctcctcttttaaaccgttcaattaagtgtcaatgtcattaattattaataataacatagagttaaaggtaaattgagcaaattggctatttctggcaatttatttaagtgtgtatcaaactggtagcccttcgcattaatcactacccaagaagtagctcttggtttcaaaaaggttggtgacccctgctttagacattttaaattacctttcaaatgtctattcttggtgttggcttttatcaaataaattatcaaaaaatgcgacttatactccagtgcgacttatatatgttttttcccttctttattatgccttttcgtccggtgcgacttatactccggagcgacttatactccgaaaaatgcggtaatcactcaattctgagacAAAATTAGGGATATCCATTTTAATTTCTAAAGCCaacacctgcatcagattaaatctgttcattagtctgcagttaaaaacCAGTGTTCACACCTTAGAGAGTGAAgtctattatatttgtgtagcgcttttctctcgagactcaaagcacttcacatgatctacatctttaaaggcctactgaaagccactactagcgaccacgcagtctgatagtttatatatcaatgatgaaatcttaacattgcaacacatgccaatacgggttaacttataaagtgacattttaaatttcccgctaaacttccggttgaaaacgcctttggatgatgacgtatgcgcgtgacgtagccagtgaaacagaagtattgtatatatattatagacataatataatatatctgtatataaattattctgtacacatatgtatatattcgtatatatgttagatttttttaatagcttttttagtctatttatacctgcattgtcctttccatccttacactttccatcattgtaactgagctactgtgttgaacaatttcccttgtggatcattaaagtttgtccaagtccaagtattggtaccccattgaatccaatacaaaatagctctgttttcatctaaaaattccacagtattctggacatctgtgtcggtgaatcttttgcaatttgtttaatgaacaatggaggctgcaaagaagaaagttgttggtgggatcggtgtattagcgacggactacagcaacacaaccaggaatacttttactcggatagcagacgcgctagccgacgctagccaacgctagccgacgctagccaccaaccgcacggatgatcgtggtgaattCTTtaatccttccgtcgatcgctggaacgcaggtgagcacgggtgttgatcagcagatgagggctggctggcgtaggtggagcgctaatgtttttagcatagctctgtgaggtcccgttatactaagttagcttcaatggcgtcgttagcaacagcatttttaagcttcgccaagctggaaagcattaaccgtgta carries:
- the LOC133649121 gene encoding rho GTPase-activating protein 24-like, with translation MQPSFKEHTWATKLIQEAADEGRLENGCNDHQELDCGFVQEDQMLHYRRSPGPQSQVQHRAQTHWAPKVPPPLPLADPSASALRSLLSNLQQHIIKQQEVYEARIVSLEERNEELQDEVVCLKTNLTRQRHWYQVVQAKMAESERERAAAERCNSALQKDMEQFFDTFGELNNEAKKTENIIGSF